In Persicimonas caeni, a single window of DNA contains:
- a CDS encoding RHS repeat-associated core domain-containing protein, protein MGRWGPGAPWEASTRGRQVQTIRPDGAKTLVVFGEVPDVADPTFFDPTPWKTYSWDANDYDYEVDDDGNRTAIVGGAEAHWDTPTSAVVDALGRTIKTVERLETGEQLVTRTTYDIRGNVLTVVDPKGRTAATQFYDLADRKLRNESIDAGTSIAVFDAVGTPIEARDERGALTLTSADEMLRTTHQWGRDSSSESVRLVGRTIFGHEMANPTTTNHLGKPYQHYDEAGVVTLEAYDFKGNALANTREVIDPGLMIGAVDDADSANGYVVDTFRVDWTGDLATRKGELVDIDNSPYRTAYKSKSVFDALNRPVQMTLPADQEDADTYGYGKTITPQFNRAGALQSVQMSGTNTPSVDYIAYNAKGQRILAAIGNGVMTRYAYDPNVFRLKRLRSEKYHPDSTPETGYTLPTDGSGKKYQDIVYSYDAVGNILSTDERVSEIGIAGTDTMVRDFAYDALYRLIEATGRESDVLKTDPWQDQLTAKSNAGYTDSPQDTRAYTETYAYDDVGGLSLLTHQYGAGSQWTRNYTTETGSNRMTGMTAGGNAYTYAYDSVGNLVQENTERHFEWDFGGRMRSFRNQITGSAPSVFAHYSYDAGGERVQKVVCRGAKTTRTVYIGGVFEHQQVIENESVTTENQTLHLMDDAKRVATYRAGPELDGADRARTRYHLGDHLQSSNVVLRQVPENGTLFVNREEYRPYGETAFGSFEYKRYRFTGKEKDEESGLHYHSARYYAPWMARWTAPDPLGMVDGPNLYRYVSGNPIRLTDLAGTKPNVDGGGGSGDSQKATESDVQMSVPEEKNACELDYCPGTVESTEGAGEKRSSPRAPKYIDNSVTWALPLVGPAVDARNNFVAAGAAARRHDAEEMAVQFSLYTSNVAFAILDFISVGTATAGRTAVKGGGKAATRNAVAKGGNGAGNVMMRAEARNVGRAAVQERITQRVDSNSGFKITNTVEVRIDSGEMVTNDNLAPMTNKKHPYNESRVQDRVREWEKHKARQEATKKQLKNETMAPSASPVWRSLDNHNAGVRTDGNYLYTWDGLHGEIEIFNMRGEHLGAMDAVTGAQIQGPVGGRRINDY, encoded by the coding sequence GTGGGGCGGTGGGGGCCCGGGGCGCCGTGGGAGGCTTCGACACGCGGCCGCCAGGTCCAGACGATCCGCCCCGACGGGGCCAAGACGCTGGTGGTCTTCGGCGAGGTGCCCGATGTGGCCGACCCGACCTTCTTCGATCCGACGCCCTGGAAGACCTACTCGTGGGACGCCAACGACTACGACTACGAGGTCGACGACGACGGAAACAGGACCGCGATCGTCGGCGGCGCCGAGGCTCACTGGGATACGCCGACGAGCGCGGTGGTCGACGCGCTGGGGCGCACGATCAAAACCGTCGAGCGCCTCGAGACTGGTGAGCAACTCGTCACCCGGACGACCTACGACATCCGCGGCAACGTCCTCACCGTCGTCGATCCCAAGGGACGCACGGCCGCCACGCAATTCTACGACCTCGCCGACCGCAAACTCAGAAACGAGAGCATCGACGCGGGCACCTCGATCGCGGTCTTCGACGCCGTCGGCACGCCCATCGAAGCGCGCGACGAAAGAGGCGCGCTGACGCTCACCTCCGCCGACGAGATGCTTCGCACCACCCACCAGTGGGGGCGCGACTCTTCGAGCGAGTCGGTGCGTCTGGTCGGCCGCACCATCTTCGGCCACGAGATGGCCAACCCGACCACGACCAACCACCTCGGAAAGCCCTACCAGCACTACGACGAAGCGGGCGTGGTCACCCTCGAGGCATACGACTTCAAAGGAAACGCGCTGGCAAACACCCGTGAGGTGATCGACCCGGGCCTGATGATCGGCGCCGTCGACGACGCCGACAGCGCCAACGGCTACGTCGTCGATACGTTTCGAGTGGACTGGACCGGCGACCTCGCCACCCGAAAGGGCGAGCTCGTCGATATTGACAACAGCCCCTATCGCACCGCCTACAAGTCGAAGTCGGTGTTCGACGCGCTCAACCGCCCAGTGCAGATGACCTTGCCGGCCGACCAGGAAGACGCCGACACTTACGGCTACGGCAAGACCATCACGCCCCAGTTCAACCGCGCAGGTGCCCTGCAGTCAGTCCAGATGTCGGGCACGAACACGCCGTCGGTCGACTACATCGCCTATAATGCGAAAGGACAACGGATTTTGGCGGCGATTGGAAACGGCGTGATGACCCGCTACGCCTACGACCCCAACGTCTTTCGCCTCAAGCGGCTGCGCAGCGAAAAGTACCACCCGGACTCGACGCCCGAGACAGGCTACACGCTTCCGACCGATGGCAGCGGCAAGAAGTACCAGGACATCGTCTACAGCTACGACGCCGTCGGAAACATCCTGTCGACCGACGAGCGGGTCTCTGAGATCGGCATCGCCGGCACCGACACGATGGTGCGGGATTTCGCCTACGACGCGCTCTACCGGCTCATCGAAGCCACCGGCCGCGAGAGCGACGTCCTCAAGACCGACCCCTGGCAGGACCAACTCACCGCCAAATCCAACGCCGGCTACACCGACAGCCCGCAGGACACCCGCGCCTACACCGAAACCTACGCCTACGACGACGTCGGCGGGCTGAGCCTGCTCACCCACCAATACGGCGCAGGCTCGCAGTGGACGCGCAACTACACCACCGAGACCGGCTCGAACCGCATGACCGGCATGACCGCCGGTGGCAACGCCTACACCTACGCCTACGACAGCGTCGGCAACCTGGTCCAAGAAAACACCGAGCGCCACTTCGAGTGGGATTTTGGCGGTCGCATGCGCTCCTTTCGAAACCAGATAACCGGCAGCGCGCCCTCGGTCTTTGCCCACTACAGCTACGACGCAGGCGGCGAGCGCGTCCAGAAAGTGGTGTGCCGCGGCGCGAAGACCACCCGCACGGTCTACATCGGAGGCGTCTTCGAGCACCAGCAGGTCATCGAAAACGAGTCTGTGACCACCGAAAACCAGACGCTCCACCTGATGGACGACGCCAAGCGCGTGGCCACCTACCGCGCCGGCCCCGAGCTCGACGGCGCCGACCGCGCGAGGACCCGCTACCACCTGGGAGACCACCTGCAGTCGAGCAACGTGGTGCTGCGGCAGGTGCCGGAGAACGGGACGCTATTCGTCAACCGGGAGGAGTACCGGCCCTACGGTGAGACCGCCTTTGGAAGCTTCGAGTACAAGCGCTACCGGTTTACCGGCAAGGAGAAGGACGAGGAGAGTGGGCTGCACTACCACTCGGCGCGGTACTATGCGCCGTGGATGGCGAGGTGGACGGCGCCGGATCCGCTGGGGATGGTGGATGGGCCGAATTTGTACAGGTATGTGAGTGGGAATCCTATCAGACTTACAGATCTTGCTGGAACAAAACCTAATGTCGATGGAGGGGGCGGCTCGGGAGACTCTCAAAAGGCAACGGAATCCGATGTTCAAATGTCGGTTCCGGAAGAGAAGAATGCCTGTGAACTAGATTACTGCCCTGGAACCGTGGAGTCGACGGAAGGTGCAGGGGAAAAGCGCTCCTCGCCTCGTGCTCCGAAGTATATAGACAACTCCGTCACCTGGGCCCTTCCGTTGGTAGGCCCAGCTGTGGACGCAAGAAACAACTTCGTGGCAGCCGGGGCTGCCGCTCGCCGTCACGATGCCGAAGAGATGGCAGTACAATTTTCGCTCTATACATCGAACGTAGCGTTTGCAATCTTGGATTTTATTTCTGTGGGTACGGCAACCGCAGGAAGGACAGCGGTCAAAGGTGGTGGGAAAGCAGCCACTCGTAATGCCGTTGCGAAGGGCGGGAACGGCGCGGGAAATGTGATGATGCGTGCCGAGGCCCGGAATGTTGGCCGTGCCGCAGTTCAGGAGAGAATAACTCAGCGCGTTGACTCGAATTCAGGCTTTAAGATCACAAACACTGTAGAGGTGAGGATCGATTCTGGCGAGATGGTAACCAACGACAATCTCGCACCAATGACAAACAAGAAACACCCGTACAACGAGTCACGAGTGCAGGATCGTGTAAGAGAATGGGAGAAGCACAAAGCTCGACAAGAAGCCACGAAGAAACAGCTTAAAAACGAGACAATGGCTCCATCTGCGAGTCCGGTCTGGAGGTCACTTGATAATCACAATGCCGGAGTTAGAACTGACGGAAATTATCTTTACACTTGGGATGGTTTGCACGGAGAAATTGAAATTTTCAACATGCGAGGAGAGCATCTAGGTGCGATGGATGCCGTCACTGGGGCACAGATTCAAGGCCCAGTGGGTGGTCGTCGGATCAATGACTATTGA
- a CDS encoding choice-of-anchor D domain-containing protein, protein MDRKASFIFVSFVSLMCVATGCSNSSSGSGSGADAGDASDAETTRDSAYPADAPQLEAPQQVAMPAVNYDETAEASFDLQNVGGDTLIISKIVLFEEHGGEFDSYVEFTPGDGFTSSDILLEPDQSHTVSVGYTPRDDIDDRAMVQVTSNDPVHPFYEIAVEGPPIAPEIAVTPTTVKFGRVPAPGDTTDEFLSVSNTGSFPLWISDIYVSGSSRFHLSYPDPNNPGSQNDSDNWTEYLSPGESFDVRITFEPEDNQPETGELVIESDDPDEEQVVVDLRANSDGS, encoded by the coding sequence ATGGACCGTAAAGCTTCTTTTATTTTCGTCTCATTTGTATCCCTGATGTGTGTCGCTACAGGCTGTAGTAATTCTTCGTCTGGCTCCGGTAGTGGCGCTGACGCGGGAGATGCATCGGACGCCGAAACAACACGAGACTCTGCATACCCCGCCGATGCGCCCCAACTCGAAGCACCGCAACAAGTTGCGATGCCTGCAGTGAATTACGATGAGACGGCGGAGGCGTCCTTCGACCTCCAGAATGTCGGAGGGGACACGCTCATCATCAGCAAGATTGTACTGTTCGAGGAACACGGCGGCGAGTTTGATTCGTATGTCGAATTCACTCCGGGTGACGGTTTTACAAGCAGCGATATTCTGCTCGAGCCCGATCAGAGCCACACGGTCAGCGTCGGATACACGCCGAGAGATGACATAGACGATCGGGCGATGGTCCAAGTGACGAGTAACGATCCCGTGCATCCCTTCTATGAAATCGCTGTCGAGGGTCCGCCGATCGCACCTGAAATCGCCGTCACCCCGACGACGGTCAAGTTTGGACGAGTACCGGCACCGGGCGATACCACAGACGAGTTCCTGAGTGTCAGCAACACCGGGTCGTTCCCCCTGTGGATCAGCGACATTTACGTCTCTGGTAGTAGCCGTTTCCACCTCTCCTACCCCGATCCGAACAACCCGGGAAGCCAAAATGACAGCGACAATTGGACTGAATACCTCTCCCCCGGTGAGAGCTTCGACGTACGGATCACGTTCGAACCTGAAGACAATCAGCCCGAAACCGGCGAACTCGTCATCGAAAGCGACGACCCGGATGAAGAGCAAGTGGTCGTCGATCTGCGGGCCAATTCGGATGGAAGCTAA
- a CDS encoding helix-turn-helix domain-containing protein, with the protein MSGEKELRKLLGERIARLRKQAGLSQTKLGKLIGGVHQTMISQIEAGDRGIPDERLSALAGALGVDEAELTVDSLGESGSGKVSSEELRSAWRDRVAMDPSLDPFVMNMLMMVSAPVFRPAGNWLIHVTVEQFARETGRDLQRVEQHWQQMVDTPYLERVGEVEWAFWMTFP; encoded by the coding sequence ATGAGCGGAGAAAAAGAGCTTCGTAAGCTATTAGGTGAGCGGATCGCGCGCCTGCGCAAGCAGGCCGGGCTGAGCCAGACCAAACTTGGTAAGCTAATCGGCGGGGTGCATCAGACGATGATCTCGCAGATCGAGGCGGGTGATCGGGGCATTCCCGACGAGCGCCTGTCGGCGCTGGCCGGGGCGCTGGGGGTCGACGAGGCCGAGTTGACCGTGGACTCGCTGGGCGAGTCGGGCTCGGGAAAGGTGAGTTCCGAGGAGCTGCGCTCGGCTTGGCGCGATCGGGTGGCGATGGATCCGTCGCTCGATCCCTTCGTGATGAACATGCTGATGATGGTCTCCGCGCCCGTGTTTCGTCCGGCGGGCAACTGGCTCATCCATGTTACCGTCGAGCAGTTTGCCCGCGAGACCGGCCGCGACCTCCAGCGCGTCGAGCAGCACTGGCAACAGATGGTCGACACCCCTTATCTCGAGCGTGTCGGCGAGGTCGAATGGGCCTTCTGGATGACCTTTCCGTGA
- a CDS encoding metallophosphoesterase family protein, protein MKLIHLTDLHVSERSGAEYHHLRRLVAHIIEHHTDAVVVITGDLVDSGRADEFEVAAEILDALAADCRLMLVCPGNHDVEWMGTFGGLDRRPFGAFRRALTCAREGYPYCMTVDGVQITLIDTTAEARGLGDLARGRVGYRQRQELARYLETGQPHTRVVAGHHHLYDDDLGLELVDAAEMRAVCAHRCNLYLMGHDHHWGLWREVDGVGWIADGGKSTRPHRGRLRYRLFDITDDAISCNTQTIEV, encoded by the coding sequence ATGAAGCTCATTCACCTGACTGATTTACACGTCTCCGAGCGCAGCGGCGCTGAATACCATCACCTGCGTCGGCTCGTTGCGCACATCATCGAGCACCACACAGACGCGGTGGTGGTCATCACCGGCGACCTGGTCGACAGCGGTCGCGCCGACGAGTTCGAGGTCGCCGCCGAGATTCTCGACGCGCTGGCAGCCGACTGTCGGCTCATGCTTGTGTGCCCCGGCAACCACGATGTCGAGTGGATGGGGACATTCGGCGGGCTCGACCGGCGGCCGTTCGGCGCCTTTCGGCGCGCCCTGACTTGCGCCCGCGAAGGCTACCCGTACTGCATGACGGTCGACGGGGTGCAGATCACCCTGATCGACACCACCGCCGAGGCCCGCGGGCTGGGCGACCTGGCTCGCGGCCGGGTGGGCTACCGCCAGCGTCAAGAACTCGCCCGCTACCTCGAAACCGGCCAACCGCACACGCGCGTGGTCGCCGGCCACCACCACCTGTACGACGACGACCTCGGCCTCGAGTTGGTCGACGCCGCCGAGATGCGCGCGGTGTGCGCCCACCGGTGCAACCTGTACCTCATGGGCCACGACCACCATTGGGGCCTATGGCGCGAGGTCGACGGTGTTGGCTGGATCGCGGACGGGGGCAAGAGCACGCGCCCCCACCGCGGTCGGCTTCGCTACCGCCTCTTCGACATCACCGATGACGCAATCTCGTGCAATACCCAGACGATCGAGGTTTGA
- a CDS encoding ArsR/SmtB family transcription factor: MSTESKECCPPPAAPEEVSGAEVFDADQLAAYAKALGHPARVAIMRLLMEKNACICGEIVDELPLAQSTVSQHLKQLKAAGLIRGEVDGPRVCYCVEPAAVARFRALVDLFVSPGSPSNEEAQ; encoded by the coding sequence ATGTCCACTGAATCGAAGGAATGTTGTCCGCCGCCAGCAGCGCCCGAGGAGGTCTCCGGCGCGGAGGTCTTCGACGCCGACCAGTTGGCCGCGTATGCCAAGGCGCTGGGGCATCCGGCGCGCGTGGCCATCATGCGTCTGTTGATGGAGAAGAATGCGTGCATCTGCGGCGAGATCGTCGACGAGTTACCGCTTGCCCAGTCGACCGTGTCGCAGCACCTCAAGCAACTCAAAGCCGCCGGGCTCATCCGCGGCGAGGTGGACGGCCCGAGGGTGTGCTACTGCGTCGAGCCGGCGGCCGTCGCCCGGTTTCGCGCCCTGGTGGACCTGTTCGTTTCCCCGGGCAGCCCGAGCAACGAGGAAGCTCAATGA